In Lachnospiraceae bacterium, one DNA window encodes the following:
- a CDS encoding ABC transporter permease: MKQNPVYNREMRVSSRSLKLPLIIFLFNGILFLVTLLNMYSVIMQVKATANIQYSSFMDLYEFVTSMEFLLLMFIVPAVTASSISGERERQTLDLMLTTRMSAGQIVGGKLLSALSTLLLLILSSFPAVAMVFVYGGITWADAFSLILCYVTVAFFAGSIGICFSAALKRSTISTVVTYGTLVAVVAGTYFINRFALSISGMSLDKTTAYSIADSGFRASSGVSFYLFLFNPAVTFMAIIGEQAGRGTPLADIVSYFGMSGSGIIIKHWIGLSIVLQLTAGAALIAGAIHFVEPVKHKKSRLKRVNKKGEK, from the coding sequence ATGAAGCAGAATCCGGTTTATAACAGGGAAATGCGGGTAAGCTCCCGAAGCCTGAAACTGCCCCTTATTATCTTTCTTTTTAATGGGATCTTGTTTTTGGTAACGCTTTTAAATATGTATTCTGTGATCATGCAGGTAAAAGCAACTGCGAACATCCAGTACAGCAGTTTTATGGATCTGTATGAATTTGTTACATCCATGGAATTTTTATTATTAATGTTTATTGTTCCGGCAGTAACTGCTTCCTCTATCAGCGGGGAGCGGGAACGCCAGACCTTAGATCTGATGCTGACCACCCGGATGAGTGCCGGACAGATCGTAGGCGGGAAGCTGTTGAGTGCTTTAAGCACACTGCTTTTGCTCATCCTTTCCAGTTTCCCGGCTGTTGCAATGGTATTCGTATACGGGGGTATCACATGGGCAGATGCTTTCTCACTGATCCTCTGCTATGTGACAGTGGCATTTTTTGCAGGAAGCATCGGCATCTGTTTTTCAGCAGCCCTTAAGCGCTCTACCATCTCAACTGTGGTCACATATGGAACACTGGTTGCAGTAGTAGCAGGAACTTATTTTATCAACCGTTTTGCTCTTTCCATATCAGGAATGAGCCTGGATAAGACGACGGCCTATTCCATAGCAGATAGTGGGTTCAGAGCTTCTTCCGGCGTTTCCTTTTACCTGTTTTTGTTTAACCCGGCGGTTACATTTATGGCGATCATTGGGGAACAGGCGGGCAGAGGAACACCCCTTGCAGATATAGTAAGTTATTTTGGAATGTCGGGAAGCGGCATTATCATTAAACACTGGATCGGACTTAGCATTGTGCTTCAGCTGACAGCAGGGGCAGCTTTGATCGCAGGAGCTATTCATTTTGTAGAACCGGTAAAACATAAAAAATCACGCTTAAAAAGGGTGAATAAAAAAGGAGAAAAATAA
- a CDS encoding GIY-YIG nuclease family protein, whose product MNYTYILHCADGTLYCGWTNDLKKRLHAHNSGTGAKYTKSRRPVTLAYYEAFGTKQEAMKREYAIKQLPRKKKEELIAHGCNMDIFVASESQLYATN is encoded by the coding sequence ATGAATTATACCTATATACTCCACTGCGCAGACGGGACATTGTACTGCGGATGGACCAATGACTTAAAAAAACGGCTCCATGCCCACAACAGCGGCACTGGAGCCAAATATACGAAGTCAAGAAGACCGGTGACACTGGCCTATTATGAAGCCTTTGGGACAAAACAGGAGGCCATGAAGCGGGAATATGCAATAAAACAGCTCCCCCGGAAGAAGAAGGAGGAGCTGATCGCCCATGGCTGTAATATGGACATATTCGTGGCTTCAGAAAGTCAGCTTTATGCCACGAACTGA
- a CDS encoding response regulator transcription factor — translation MPDINILVVDDEKEIADLIEIYLVSDGYKVFKAENAEAGLNILDKQDIHLVLLDIMMPGMNGLEMCRKIRETNNIPIIMLSAKSTDLDKILGLGTGADDYVVKPFNPLELTARVKSQLRRYTQLNPNSGARETVNNEITIKGMSINRDNHKVIVDGEEIKLTPIEFDILYLLASNPGKVFSTDEIFEKVWNEKVYEANNTVMVHIRRLRGKMKEDTRQNKIITTVWGVGYKIEK, via the coding sequence ATGCCCGATATTAATATTTTGGTAGTGGATGACGAAAAAGAGATAGCAGACCTGATCGAGATTTATCTGGTCAGCGATGGTTATAAAGTATTTAAAGCGGAAAATGCAGAGGCGGGACTGAATATCTTGGATAAACAGGACATCCATCTGGTGCTGTTAGACATTATGATGCCCGGAATGAACGGACTGGAAATGTGCAGAAAGATCCGTGAGACAAATAATATCCCCATTATCATGTTAAGTGCCAAATCTACAGACTTAGATAAGATCTTAGGTCTTGGGACCGGGGCAGATGATTATGTGGTAAAACCGTTTAACCCGCTGGAACTGACTGCCAGAGTCAAGTCCCAGCTGCGCCGTTACACCCAGTTAAATCCTAACAGCGGTGCAAGAGAGACTGTAAATAATGAGATCACCATTAAAGGAATGAGCATTAACCGTGATAATCATAAGGTGATCGTAGACGGGGAAGAGATCAAATTAACACCCATTGAATTTGATATCCTTTATCTGTTAGCTTCCAATCCGGGAAAGGTCTTCAGTACAGATGAGATCTTTGAAAAAGTCTGGAATGAGAAAGTTTATGAAGCTAATAATACAGTTATGGTACATATACGGCGTTTAAGAGGAAAGATGAAAGAAGATACCAGGCAGAATAAGATCATCACCACTGTGTGGGGCGTAGGTTATAAGATTGAAAAATGA
- a CDS encoding ABC transporter ATP-binding protein, with amino-acid sequence MLKIENLHKIYGKYHALSGLNMTVREGALYGFVGPNGAGKTTAIKIITGLLKAEEGSVVINGEDALEDPDKLHSCIGYVPDFFGVYDNLTVGEYMSFFAACYHIDGLVARKRYTALLEQVGLNEKLDFYVDGLSRGMKQRLCLARALIHDPQILILDEPTSGLDPRTRVEFKEILEDLKFAGKTILISSHVLSELSEMCTDIGIIDQGRMILEGNIQDILSRVNASNPLVISVYSNMEKALSILKSHPCVRTISMREKDICVRFAGDARDEAVLLQQLIDSDVLVNGFTREKGSLETVFMQLTDHEEERVVTSYEAESGL; translated from the coding sequence ATGCTTAAGATAGAAAATCTCCATAAAATATATGGTAAATATCATGCTTTAAGCGGCCTGAACATGACAGTAAGGGAAGGTGCCCTTTATGGATTTGTGGGGCCAAACGGAGCAGGAAAGACAACAGCCATCAAGATCATAACAGGTCTTTTGAAGGCAGAAGAAGGAAGTGTGGTCATTAACGGGGAAGATGCTTTGGAAGACCCGGATAAGCTGCACTCCTGTATCGGTTATGTACCGGATTTTTTCGGTGTATATGATAATCTGACAGTAGGCGAGTATATGAGTTTTTTTGCTGCCTGCTACCATATAGACGGTCTGGTGGCGAGAAAACGCTATACTGCCCTTTTGGAGCAGGTGGGACTGAATGAAAAACTTGACTTTTATGTAGACGGTCTTTCAAGAGGCATGAAGCAGCGCCTTTGTCTGGCAAGGGCATTGATCCACGATCCACAGATACTGATCTTAGATGAGCCAACTTCCGGTCTTGATCCAAGGACACGGGTAGAATTTAAAGAGATACTGGAAGATCTGAAATTTGCAGGAAAGACGATCCTTATCAGTTCCCATGTGCTGTCAGAGTTATCAGAAATGTGTACGGATATTGGCATCATTGATCAGGGAAGGATGATCTTAGAGGGAAATATCCAGGACATTTTATCAAGAGTCAATGCATCTAATCCACTGGTGATCTCTGTTTACAGCAATATGGAAAAGGCATTGTCTATTTTAAAGAGCCATCCCTGTGTGCGTACCATTTCCATGCGTGAAAAGGACATCTGCGTCCGTTTTGCCGGGGATGCCCGGGATGAGGCTGTGCTATTACAGCAGCTCATTGATTCAGATGTGCTGGTCAATGGTTTTACCAGAGAAAAGGGCAGTCTGGAAACTGTATTTATGCAGCTGACAGACCATGAAGAAGAAAGGGTGGTGACTTCTTATGAAGCAGAATCCGGTTTATAA
- a CDS encoding hemolysin III family protein, translated as MSAKIKRNICRMKDPGSAITHLIAMVAAAIASVPLLIKAAKTPGYLHLAALAVFILSMICLYGASTLYHTLNISPVINKRLRKLDHMMIFVLIAGTYTPVCLIVLGDHTGWNLLGLVWGIALVGIIINALWITCPKWFSSLIYIAMGWVCILAISKIIAALPAGGFAWLLAGGIIYTAGGIIYALKLPIFNSRHRYFGSHEIFHLFVMGGSLCHYMMMYQFVA; from the coding sequence ATGAGTGCAAAAATAAAAAGAAATATCTGCCGTATGAAAGATCCCGGAAGCGCCATTACCCATCTGATCGCTATGGTGGCCGCTGCCATTGCATCAGTCCCGCTTTTGATCAAAGCAGCAAAAACGCCAGGCTACCTGCATCTGGCAGCACTGGCGGTGTTTATTTTAAGTATGATCTGTCTGTATGGGGCAAGTACCTTGTACCATACACTGAATATTTCTCCTGTTATCAATAAGCGTCTGCGCAAGCTGGACCATATGATGATCTTCGTCCTTATTGCCGGAACTTATACACCGGTATGCCTGATCGTTTTAGGAGACCACACCGGCTGGAACCTTTTAGGTCTTGTATGGGGCATTGCCCTTGTTGGGATCATCATCAATGCTCTCTGGATCACCTGCCCCAAGTGGTTTTCTTCCCTGATCTATATTGCCATGGGATGGGTGTGCATCCTGGCTATCTCCAAGATCATCGCTGCACTTCCAGCTGGTGGCTTTGCATGGCTTTTAGCAGGCGGCATTATTTACACCGCAGGAGGAATTATATATGCATTGAAACTGCCGATTTTCAATTCCAGGCACCGGTACTTTGGCTCCCATGAGATCTTCCACCTGTTTGTCATGGGCGGCAGTCTCTGCCACTATATGATGATGTATCAGTTCGTGGCATAA
- a CDS encoding LysR family transcriptional regulator translates to MDLDKVTYLLALADTKNYSRAAEQCHISQPALTRYIKNLEEELNVTLFDRSSFPIRLTYAGERYIDGLLKILEMKEKLDKEMREIAGHVQNQISIGMHSTRCYSWLPRILPDYQKICPKVKVKLSEGNSAKLQKDVKNGAIDVFFICSKPSDLDGLTFVPLFQEEMTLIVSRTAAVFHNLILPENIPGVLQYIPPRILEQIPFISLTPGHGTYEFAREQFKKFQISPSVSMELDNSPTVYRLVPQNNGFGFAPVTVTYEEKFDYTPIFCSMDHHVSSREIGLLYRDSSSLSPATRQFIQTAREVIPSFVRSEIPHFEVREDINFS, encoded by the coding sequence ATGGATCTGGATAAGGTCACTTACCTTCTGGCACTTGCCGATACCAAAAACTATTCACGGGCAGCAGAACAATGCCATATATCACAGCCTGCTTTAACACGTTATATTAAAAACCTGGAAGAAGAATTAAATGTAACACTATTCGACCGGTCTTCCTTTCCCATCCGGCTTACCTATGCCGGGGAGCGATATATAGATGGTCTTTTGAAGATCCTGGAAATGAAAGAAAAACTGGATAAGGAAATGAGAGAAATTGCAGGGCATGTTCAGAACCAGATCTCGATCGGCATGCACAGCACCCGCTGTTACAGCTGGCTTCCCCGCATTCTTCCTGACTATCAGAAAATCTGTCCCAAAGTAAAGGTCAAGCTGAGCGAGGGAAATTCAGCTAAATTACAAAAGGATGTAAAAAACGGGGCGATCGATGTATTTTTTATATGTTCAAAGCCTTCTGATCTTGATGGTCTGACATTTGTCCCTCTTTTTCAAGAAGAAATGACTCTTATTGTAAGCCGTACTGCAGCTGTTTTTCATAACTTAATACTTCCGGAAAACATCCCGGGAGTTCTCCAGTATATTCCTCCTCGTATTCTGGAACAGATTCCTTTCATTTCCCTGACACCGGGACATGGAACCTATGAATTTGCAAGGGAACAATTTAAAAAATTTCAAATATCCCCCTCTGTTTCTATGGAGCTGGATAATTCACCTACCGTGTACCGTTTAGTTCCGCAAAACAATGGCTTTGGATTTGCTCCCGTAACTGTTACCTATGAAGAAAAATTTGACTATACACCTATTTTCTGCTCCATGGACCATCATGTAAGTTCAAGGGAAATCGGATTGTTATACCGGGATAGTTCTTCATTATCTCCTGCAACCCGCCAGTTTATCCAGACAGCCAGAGAAGTTATCCCCAGTTTTGTAAGATCTGAGATCCCTCATTTTGAAGTCCGGGAAGATATTAACTTTTCTTAA
- a CDS encoding RluA family pseudouridine synthase, producing MLSILYEDNDIIVVIKPAGLESQSGKSFAPDMVSEIRKHLASHPQDIHKLTKETSTASKYPQPPYVGVIHRLDRPVSGIMVYAKNPKAAASLSTSLQQGKIEKWYQAVICGKPVDNNGTYVDYLKQDKKNNCSRIVDKSDPDGKRAELEYKVLDCMQTEEKDPQYLSLVEIKLLTGRHHQIRVQFSGHGTPLYGDGKYGNNEKAVRKSLALCACHLRFKHPATGRIMDFQIKPDTGAFKLFSKNIS from the coding sequence ATGCTTTCCATATTATATGAAGATAACGATATTATAGTCGTAATAAAGCCAGCCGGTCTGGAATCACAAAGTGGAAAAAGCTTTGCCCCGGACATGGTCAGTGAAATACGAAAACACCTGGCCAGTCATCCACAAGATATCCACAAATTAACAAAAGAAACATCCACAGCTTCCAAATATCCACAGCCACCTTATGTAGGAGTTATCCACAGACTAGACCGTCCGGTATCTGGTATTATGGTATATGCCAAGAATCCCAAGGCTGCAGCTTCACTTAGTACCAGCCTTCAGCAGGGAAAAATAGAAAAATGGTATCAGGCTGTGATCTGTGGAAAACCTGTGGATAACAATGGGACATATGTGGATTATCTTAAGCAGGACAAGAAAAACAACTGTTCACGGATTGTGGATAAGTCTGATCCTGACGGAAAAAGAGCTGAGCTGGAATACAAAGTGTTAGACTGTATGCAAACGGAGGAAAAGGATCCCCAATACTTAAGTCTGGTGGAAATAAAGCTGCTCACCGGCAGGCATCATCAGATCCGGGTTCAATTTTCCGGTCATGGAACACCTCTTTATGGAGATGGCAAATACGGAAATAATGAAAAAGCTGTAAGAAAAAGCCTTGCTTTGTGTGCCTGCCATTTAAGATTTAAACATCCGGCAACTGGCCGGATCATGGATTTTCAGATAAAACCGGATACAGGAGCTTTTAAATTATTCAGTAAAAACATATCATAA
- a CDS encoding SPFH domain-containing protein, with protein sequence MGIIKAASHAVGTGLSDQWLEALEPDNMGAQTVFAKGVQLRKGTGENGKGSDNMVTEGSIIHVYPEQCMILVDGGKVVDYTAEPGYYKVSLDTQPSLMNGSLGKAVKESLGRIRFGGVAPTAQKVYYINLQEIRGLKFGTKNAINYFDNFYNAELFLRTHGTYSIKVTDPLKFYAEVIPKNADRVEMEDINEQYLNEFLEALQTSINQMSADGIRISYVPSKSMELGKYMSNVLDDQWKELRGMEIQSVGIASISYDETSQELINMRNKGAMMGDPSIREGYVQSTIAEGLKGAGTNTNGAMSGFMGMGLGMQNGGAFMGAASAANMQQMQMNRQMQQGQQMGYGAGNGSVPGGQMGYGAGNGGVPSGQMGYSTGNNGAQAVQPAQSVKQPWICPACHVENTGKFCSECGKPKPSAEWTCPVCGTVNKGKFCSECGNPRGEA encoded by the coding sequence ATGGGAATCATTAAAGCAGCATCACATGCAGTTGGTACAGGTCTGTCAGACCAGTGGCTGGAGGCCCTGGAACCGGACAATATGGGAGCACAGACTGTTTTTGCAAAAGGCGTCCAGCTTAGAAAAGGAACAGGTGAAAATGGTAAAGGCTCTGATAACATGGTAACAGAAGGTTCCATTATCCATGTATATCCGGAGCAGTGCATGATCTTAGTAGATGGGGGAAAAGTGGTGGATTACACAGCAGAACCCGGCTACTATAAGGTAAGCCTGGATACACAGCCTTCTCTTATGAATGGCTCTTTAGGGAAGGCAGTAAAGGAATCGTTAGGAAGGATCCGCTTTGGAGGTGTGGCTCCTACAGCCCAGAAAGTATATTATATTAATCTTCAGGAGATCCGGGGGCTGAAATTCGGTACTAAAAATGCCATTAACTATTTTGATAATTTCTATAACGCAGAATTGTTTTTACGGACGCATGGAACCTATTCTATTAAGGTCACTGATCCACTGAAATTTTATGCAGAAGTGATTCCAAAGAATGCAGACCGGGTGGAAATGGAAGATATCAATGAGCAGTACTTAAATGAGTTTTTAGAGGCACTGCAGACTTCCATTAACCAGATGTCAGCTGATGGCATCCGCATTTCCTATGTTCCTTCCAAGAGCATGGAGCTTGGAAAATATATGTCCAATGTATTGGATGACCAGTGGAAAGAACTGCGTGGTATGGAGATCCAGTCTGTAGGAATTGCAAGCATTTCCTATGACGAAACATCACAGGAACTGATCAATATGCGCAACAAGGGTGCTATGATGGGAGATCCGTCTATAAGAGAAGGTTATGTACAGAGCACCATTGCAGAAGGATTAAAAGGTGCAGGTACCAATACAAACGGAGCTATGTCCGGATTTATGGGAATGGGTCTTGGAATGCAAAATGGAGGTGCTTTTATGGGTGCAGCGTCTGCAGCTAATATGCAGCAGATGCAGATGAACAGGCAGATGCAGCAGGGACAGCAGATGGGATACGGCGCAGGAAATGGCAGTGTTCCAGGTGGACAGATGGGATATGGCGCAGGAAATGGCGGCGTTCCAAGTGGACAGATGGGTTATAGCACAGGAAATAATGGTGCCCAGGCAGTTCAGCCGGCCCAGTCTGTAAAGCAGCCCTGGATATGCCCTGCATGCCATGTGGAAAACACAGGAAAATTCTGCAGCGAGTGTGGAAAACCAAAGCCGTCAGCAGAGTGGACCTGTCCGGTATGTGGTACTGTTAATAAAGGCAAGTTCTGCAGTGAATGCGGAAATCCAAGAGGAGAAGCTTAA
- a CDS encoding TPM domain-containing protein, with protein sequence MKKIKGIMICLLICTFLVMGSMAVWADQTGAVSGQPRVFDQAGLFSETEIIQLEEKIAQCRKSTKMDVVIVSAYADGERSAEEYADDYYDYGGFGVGKKASGVLLLYYMDGPGQPGGECYISTTGTMINMLTDERIESILDDVYGDLGNRDFAGATEHFLEDVKAYVKEGVESGQYTYDRDTGEIVRYHSIRLYEVAIAMVIAGILAGSVCLDIKKRYAMKQSSREVSNSLQAYRADCAFHFSVAGDKMVNKYVRSVPIPRNTSSGSGGRGHSGSSSAGRSTIHTSSSGSSHGGGGRRF encoded by the coding sequence ATGAAAAAGATAAAAGGGATAATGATCTGTCTGCTGATCTGTACATTTTTAGTTATGGGCAGTATGGCAGTATGGGCGGACCAGACGGGAGCAGTAAGCGGCCAGCCCCGCGTATTTGACCAGGCGGGACTGTTTAGTGAAACAGAAATAATACAGCTGGAAGAAAAAATTGCCCAGTGCAGAAAAAGCACAAAGATGGATGTGGTCATAGTCAGCGCTTATGCAGACGGGGAACGTTCAGCAGAAGAATATGCAGATGATTATTATGACTACGGTGGCTTTGGTGTGGGAAAGAAAGCCAGCGGTGTACTGCTGTTATACTATATGGACGGACCTGGACAGCCGGGGGGAGAATGCTATATTTCAACTACAGGTACAATGATCAATATGCTTACAGATGAACGTATTGAAAGCATTTTAGATGATGTATATGGAGATCTGGGAAACCGGGACTTTGCAGGAGCTACGGAGCATTTTCTGGAAGATGTAAAGGCCTATGTAAAAGAGGGCGTGGAATCCGGTCAGTATACTTATGACCGGGATACAGGCGAGATCGTCCGTTACCACAGCATCCGCTTGTATGAGGTGGCAATAGCAATGGTGATCGCCGGAATTTTAGCTGGATCCGTATGTCTGGATATAAAAAAACGTTATGCTATGAAACAGAGCAGCAGAGAGGTATCAAACAGTCTTCAGGCTTACCGGGCGGACTGTGCGTTCCATTTTTCTGTTGCCGGGGACAAAATGGTCAATAAGTATGTGCGTTCTGTACCTATTCCAAGAAATACTTCCAGTGGAAGCGGAGGCAGAGGACATTCTGGAAGCAGTTCGGCAGGACGCAGCACAATACATACTTCCAGCAGCGGGAGCAGTCATGGAGGCGGCGGAAGACGTTTTTGA
- a CDS encoding HAMP domain-containing histidine kinase: MKNDVSRRYRTRVITNIIYSAIITCLVEVFLVTNLSMVARYMGNRGKMLLMVQAIEKQHTAVVLLYLILGILLFSVTFMILQEPYIRYISRISEAVQNISEGNLNTVIDVIGDDEFSSMAANLNHMAADIKKLMEKERESERTKNELITNVAHDLRTPLTSIIGYLELLAGNQQVPADMQHKYIEIAYGKSRRLQKLIEDLFGFTKLNCGKIAMHVGQIDIVKLLGQLVEEAYPNFVEKGLSYDLQSNVPAKIINADGNLLARLFDNLIGNAIKYGADGKRVLVKIHAEGETVTVSVTNYGYVIPADELPLIFNKFYRVEQSRSSSTGGTGLGLAIAKEIVDMHGGTISVASDLNGTVFTVKLQVDFDVDKENFGHKNED; this comes from the coding sequence TTGAAAAATGATGTAAGCAGGCGCTACCGCACCCGTGTGATCACTAACATCATATACAGCGCCATCATTACCTGCCTGGTAGAGGTGTTCCTTGTTACGAACCTGTCAATGGTGGCCCGGTATATGGGAAACAGAGGAAAAATGCTTTTAATGGTCCAGGCCATTGAAAAGCAGCACACGGCAGTGGTCCTGTTATATCTCATACTTGGGATCCTGCTTTTTTCTGTTACCTTTATGATCCTCCAGGAACCTTATATCCGGTATATCAGCAGGATCTCTGAGGCAGTACAGAACATTTCAGAAGGGAATCTGAACACAGTGATCGATGTGATCGGTGATGATGAATTTTCCAGTATGGCAGCCAATTTAAACCATATGGCAGCAGATATCAAAAAGCTGATGGAAAAAGAGCGGGAATCAGAGAGGACGAAAAATGAACTGATCACCAATGTAGCCCACGATCTGCGGACACCGCTGACTTCCATTATCGGGTATCTGGAGCTTCTGGCCGGAAATCAGCAGGTACCTGCAGATATGCAGCATAAATACATAGAGATTGCCTACGGGAAATCAAGGAGGCTGCAGAAGCTGATCGAGGATCTGTTTGGTTTTACCAAGTTAAATTGTGGAAAGATTGCCATGCATGTAGGCCAGATTGATATTGTAAAGCTTCTGGGACAGCTGGTAGAAGAAGCATATCCCAATTTTGTGGAAAAAGGACTGTCCTACGATCTTCAGAGCAATGTACCGGCTAAGATCATTAATGCAGATGGAAATCTTCTGGCACGTCTTTTTGACAATCTGATCGGAAATGCCATTAAATACGGCGCAGATGGAAAGCGGGTGTTAGTAAAGATACACGCAGAAGGTGAAACAGTAACAGTTTCCGTTACTAATTACGGCTATGTGATACCTGCCGATGAACTTCCACTTATTTTCAACAAATTTTACCGTGTGGAGCAGTCGCGTTCCAGCAGTACCGGCGGCACAGGCTTAGGTCTTGCCATTGCAAAAGAGATCGTGGATATGCATGGCGGCACGATCAGCGTAGCCAGTGATCTTAACGGAACTGTATTTACAGTAAAGCTCCAGGTGGATTTTGATGTAGATAAGGAAAATTTCGGACATAAAAATGAGGATTAA
- a CDS encoding TFIIB-type zinc ribbon-containing protein: MGVITYKCPNCGGGLTFNADIQKYRCEYCLSEFSQEELDEIEKKELEKAEKRAEIQENNVITEDVPVETSGTQAVQTEDASENTGRKKTVTSIMYICPSCGAQIVTDETTAASFCYYCHNPVVLEEKLRGEFKPDYILPFQIDKKKAQEIFTQWVGRKKFVPDYFFSPRQIESMTGVYFPYWLYSCKVKGDLQAEGKTVRTWETAGMRYTETKVYDIQRQGDMNVDSVARNALKKANRKLIDGVLPYRLNEKKEFSMGYLSGFVAENRDMEKDGFVNEVKEEVRQFALSSLSSQTGNYSSVQVRKNQADITEETWAAALLPVWTVTYNDKARGKIYYFALNGQTGKIWGELPVDNKKLAVLFLSIFVPVCVILLFLGYWIG; encoded by the coding sequence ATGGGAGTTATAACATATAAATGCCCTAATTGCGGCGGCGGACTGACATTTAATGCAGACATTCAGAAATACAGGTGCGAATACTGTCTTTCTGAGTTTTCACAGGAAGAGCTGGATGAGATAGAAAAGAAAGAGCTGGAAAAAGCAGAGAAACGGGCAGAGATCCAGGAAAATAATGTAATAACAGAGGATGTACCGGTTGAAACATCGGGGACACAGGCTGTGCAGACAGAAGACGCATCTGAAAATACAGGCAGAAAAAAGACAGTTACCTCTATCATGTACATTTGTCCAAGCTGTGGTGCACAGATTGTCACAGATGAGACTACGGCTGCTTCTTTCTGTTATTACTGTCACAATCCTGTTGTGCTGGAAGAAAAACTGCGGGGGGAATTTAAACCGGACTATATACTCCCGTTTCAGATCGATAAGAAAAAAGCCCAGGAGATATTTACCCAGTGGGTAGGACGGAAAAAATTCGTACCGGATTATTTCTTTTCTCCCCGCCAGATCGAGAGCATGACCGGTGTATATTTCCCTTATTGGCTTTACAGCTGCAAGGTAAAGGGAGATCTTCAGGCAGAAGGAAAGACTGTCCGTACCTGGGAGACGGCGGGTATGCGCTATACAGAAACGAAAGTCTATGATATCCAAAGACAGGGAGATATGAATGTAGACTCTGTAGCCAGAAATGCATTAAAGAAGGCCAACAGAAAGCTGATCGATGGTGTTCTGCCTTACCGTCTGAATGAGAAAAAAGAATTTTCCATGGGTTATCTTTCCGGCTTTGTGGCAGAGAACCGGGATATGGAAAAAGATGGTTTTGTAAATGAGGTTAAAGAAGAGGTACGGCAGTTTGCATTATCCAGCCTAAGCAGCCAGACCGGGAATTATTCCAGCGTCCAGGTGCGAAAGAATCAGGCGGATATTACCGAAGAGACCTGGGCTGCTGCCCTTCTTCCTGTATGGACAGTAACCTATAATGATAAGGCCAGAGGGAAGATCTATTATTTTGCTTTAAATGGCCAGACGGGAAAGATATGGGGAGAGCTTCCGGTGGATAATAAAAAACTGGCAGTTTTATTCTTAAGTATTTTTGTACCGGTGTGTGTGATACTGCTGTTTTTAGGGTATTGGATCGGCTGA